The following coding sequences lie in one bacterium genomic window:
- the pilM gene encoding type IV pilus assembly protein PilM — protein MLKNPLGKIATGIELTIDSVKLCRLKKKDKIFLLNLCKRKIHSEPLRDDEKDAWSNLAIDAIKKLLSENKIKAHEVYVSIPSSSVVIRYLKLPYMPPEELREVIRFEAEEHIPFEVEQALMDFHITKDFIEKEERIMEVLLVAAKREVIHEYIHIFQKVGLDPIYINVDTFGIEDAWEIGEEGSTKGEKVVALVDIGGRTTNINIIEGNASSFNRDIIVGGNDFTDSVKDEFGITFSEAENKKEEKGAILLGEEYGTVTDDEKGRISYCLESVASRLLDELDRSFTYYYTQLPSYKKNIDKIILSGGSANLPNLPAFLSQGLGINVVLTNPFLNIDLSKGNFKPGEIERKKTGFTASIGLALRGLQ, from the coding sequence ATGTTAAAGAATCCTTTGGGAAAAATCGCAACAGGCATAGAGCTTACTATTGATTCAGTTAAGCTATGTAGGTTAAAGAAAAAGGATAAGATCTTCCTTCTTAATCTCTGTAAAAGAAAGATACATAGCGAACCTCTTCGCGATGATGAAAAGGATGCCTGGAGCAATCTAGCCATTGATGCTATAAAGAAGCTTTTATCAGAAAATAAAATAAAGGCGCATGAGGTTTATGTATCCATTCCATCATCTTCTGTTGTAATAAGATACCTGAAGCTTCCATATATGCCTCCTGAGGAGCTTCGTGAAGTAATAAGGTTTGAAGCAGAGGAGCATATTCCATTTGAGGTGGAGCAGGCATTGATGGATTTCCATATTACAAAGGATTTTATTGAGAAGGAAGAGAGGATAATGGAGGTTCTTCTTGTTGCAGCAAAGAGGGAGGTTATCCATGAATATATCCATATATTTCAAAAGGTAGGTCTTGATCCTATTTATATCAATGTTGATACATTTGGAATAGAGGATGCCTGGGAAATAGGTGAAGAGGGCTCTACAAAAGGAGAAAAGGTTGTAGCTTTGGTTGATATTGGAGGAAGGACAACTAATATAAACATTATAGAGGGCAATGCATCATCCTTTAATAGGGATATTATTGTTGGTGGAAATGATTTTACAGACAGTGTAAAGGATGAATTTGGAATAACATTTTCTGAGGCAGAAAATAAAAAGGAGGAAAAGGGAGCAATACTTTTAGGAGAAGAATATGGGACAGTAACAGATGACGAAAAGGGAAGAATATCCTATTGTTTAGAATCTGTTGCCTCAAGGCTTCTTGATGAGCTTGATAGATCATTTACCTATTATTATACCCAGCTTCCAAGCTATAAAAAGAATATTGATAAGATTATCTTAAGTGGTGGAAGCGCCAACCTTCCAAACCTGCCAGCCTTTCTTTCTCAAGGATTGGGAATAAATGTTGTTCTTACAAATCCCTTTTTAAATATAGACCTTTCAAAAGGTAATTTTAAGCCAGGTGAGATTGAAAGAAAAAAAACAGGGTTTACAGCAAGCATTGGCTTGGCACTTAGAGGATTACAATGA
- a CDS encoding PilN domain-containing protein, with protein sequence MTIINLLPPEIIEKRKKRQQGIFIVSIVLLYAMILSGIGFYLNMKKLGLQANIKKIDEEIASLQPTLDKIKQIEAENAEINRRLSVIQTLIKGRFKWVKVLEEVSKTITITPDIWLSSLSPTEENGISLSCSGFSNYSVANFIVVLMENPFFSDITLSAVSSSGRESEEKTVTFGLTLKYNL encoded by the coding sequence ATGACAATAATAAACCTTCTTCCACCAGAAATAATAGAAAAAAGAAAAAAGAGGCAACAGGGTATATTTATTGTAAGCATTGTTCTTCTTTATGCAATGATTCTTTCTGGAATAGGTTTTTATCTCAATATGAAAAAGCTTGGTCTTCAGGCTAATATTAAAAAGATAGATGAAGAAATTGCAAGTCTTCAGCCAACATTGGATAAGATTAAGCAAATAGAGGCTGAAAATGCCGAGATAAATAGAAGGCTTTCTGTAATTCAGACCCTTATAAAGGGAAGGTTTAAATGGGTAAAGGTTTTAGAAGAGGTAAGCAAGACAATAACAATAACACCAGATATCTGGCTTTCCTCACTTTCTCCAACAGAAGAAAATGGCATTTCCCTTTCTTGTTCAGGGTTTTCTAACTACTCTGTTGCAAATTTTATTGTAGTTTTAATGGAAAATCCATTCTTTAGCGATATAACCCTTAGTGCTGTTTCTTCATCAGGAAGGGAGAGTGAAGAAAAAACAGTAACCTTTGGTTTGACACTAAAATATAATCTATGA